The genome window GCCCTTTGTGCCCCGTCCGGCGAAGCCATGAAAGAAACGCTGTCCAAAAGCGGTCTTCAGCACGTCGAAATGGAGGATGTCAAATACGTCACGCTTCGCGACGGGGAAAAAAAGACCGGGAAAGGCGGCGGAGCACTCGACGAGATCCCTCCGGCTCAGGTCAGTCAGATTGTGGCATTCCTAAAAGGACAGGCTTCATCTGACAATGCAAAGGAAAGCCTCAAAAAAGCAGTTTCAGATCCGGAAAAACTGGGACAAATGATTCTGGAAGCCGCCGCAATTCGTCAATCCGGCGTGGATGTTGGCAATGGAGAATCGCTGGCCGATATTGTGATCGGCTGCCTGCGCAGAACTTATGACGGCCTCCGTAAAGAGCCGGAATTCAGAAATGTTCAAGGCAAGGCAAACCTGACTAAAGCAATGATGCTACTCGAAAAAACAGTACTGGATAAGATCCACAAATCCCTCGGCGCAAAGCACCCGGAAATTGACCGCCGGATCATTAAAGCCATCCGCGAGATGGAGGAAGATCGTCAGTTTGAAATCATGACGGCGCACTATTCCTCGCAGAGCGAAAAGCTGAATACGGTTGAAAGCAAAATTATTGACGCCATCAAAACCTATGGCCGGGAAAAAGCAATCCAGCAATTTAAAGAGGCCGGCATTGCTCAAAAGGACTGGCAGCGACTGATGGTTCAGGCAGGAGAGCCTCCGGTTGAAACCGGATCCGGCCCTTCTTCCGGACTTCCCGGCATGGACATGAGCGCTCTGGCGGTGGTGCTTGAAAAGCTGGAAGGCCTGATGCAGATCGAAACGCAGGATGCGAATCAGATGCGCACTCTCGTCAATGTGACGAAAAACGGCCTGACCAATTATACAAACCGTATCGAAAGCCGTATTGAAGAACTGGAAGGCCAAATACAGCTTGATGAGTCTGTATCCCCAACCATTGAAGCCCATGCAGGACATCTCAGCCGGGAAGATCTGATGTTGGAAATATCAAACCTGACATTGGCTCTCGTGCAACCGCTTACTGTGGTTAATGCATCCCTCGAAGCTGCGAAGAAACATGCTCAAGACGACATTCAGCAGGAACTTCTGGACCTGGCTTACCTGAGCGGACAGCGCATGCAGTCTCTGGCCAAGCGAATGATGATTCTGGTTGGATACCCTGCACTTGAAAGCATGAAATAATCAGGGATTATTCACCAGAGAAAATCCGCGTTCCAGCAATCGTTGAGCCCACTGGTTTCGCACTTCTTTTTGCTGACATCCCATCACCACCGCGATAATACGGATGCCGTCGCGTTTTGCGGTCGCCGTGAGTGAAAATCCACCCGCTCGAAAATAACCGGTCTTCAGCCCATCGCAACCTTCCATGGTATTCAGAAGCTTGTTGGAGCTGGTCATCCTAACCGGATTTTCCTGCCGGAAATCACGCATATACACGGAGGAGTATTTCAGCGTTTCCGGATGGGCTTTTAATAAAGCATCCGCCAGTCGCGCCATATCCAGCGCAGAGGAAACATCCGGTAACTGCCCAGGTTCCGGCGGCAGGCCATGCACGTTATGAAAGTACGTAGAGCGCAGCCCCAATTCCCGAGCCTTTGCAGTCATTCGTTCCGCATGAGCCTCCTTGCTGCCGGAAGCGGTATACGCCAGAGCCGTAGCTGCATCATTCGCGGAATGAACCATCGTTGCATAAATGAGTTCTTCCAGTGGAAAAACCTCGCCCTCCTTGAGCCAAACCTGCCGTCCTCCGATCCGGGCAATGTCCCGGGTAACCGTCACCGGCTGATCCAGCCGCAGTTTGCCTGCATTGATATCATCGAGCACAATAAACAGGTTCATCATCTTGGTCATGCTGGCCGGATAGGCTTCGGCTCCGGCATGATCTTCCCATAAGACCCTGCCGCTGCCGGACTCCATCACCACCGCACTGTAATACGGATCCCTCACACGCGAATCAAGAGCCCACGCAGACGCCCCCAAGAAAATGAACCACAACGAAAAGCCGACACCGAATATTTTTTTCATAACAGACATAAATAAAGGTTGTACCGAACCGCGCCGCAGAACAAAAGCTAAGGCATGATTTTTTACAGCCTGAGGCTCAATCCTGATGAAACAGAACCAGCCCGGATTCGCGCAGGCTCATAAAGTCATCGA of Tichowtungia aerotolerans contains these proteins:
- a CDS encoding D-alanyl-D-alanine carboxypeptidase family protein yields the protein MKKIFGVGFSLWFIFLGASAWALDSRVRDPYYSAVVMESGSGRVLWEDHAGAEAYPASMTKMMNLFIVLDDINAGKLRLDQPVTVTRDIARIGGRQVWLKEGEVFPLEELIYATMVHSANDAATALAYTASGSKEAHAERMTAKARELGLRSTYFHNVHGLPPEPGQLPDVSSALDMARLADALLKAHPETLKYSSVYMRDFRQENPVRMTSSNKLLNTMEGCDGLKTGYFRAGGFSLTATAKRDGIRIIAVVMGCQQKEVRNQWAQRLLERGFSLVNNP